Part of the Uloborus diversus isolate 005 chromosome 2, Udiv.v.3.1, whole genome shotgun sequence genome, TTTGTATGgtcccatttttatttttgctttaaactttccaTACCTAAACTCTGCAActgcttttgaacatttttgcatttggaagtgtgcatctaggactaacggttgtgaaaatggAGGTTTTTACAGGTTAAAGCGGAACTCCCTGTGTAACAATCAGGAACCAAACCGGGTCACCCTGTGGTGTTGACAATACTAGACGTTGCTTAGCTGCGTCATTTAGGAGCGAAAATAATAGGATGATATTGGTTATAAATAATGCATTACATTAGAAAATGTTTGCCAAATTAAAGATATAATGTCCAGAACTAATAACTGACACATTATATGTTGACCTTTTTAATTTCTTCCCATTGTCCAATATTATGAAGAAGGTAATTTATTGCGCAAAATGTCCAAGACTGTCGTTGTTGCTCGCTTGTTTGTTTGCTCGATTTCTCCGGCTATCACGTCAGCTCTACCTGTTCAGTTGGAagatattaaaacaaatttccaatcgTTAAATTGTTTGTTTTGATCAACTGTTTGCACATTATcgcaagatatgtttttaaaactttcagtttgaaataaattttgctttacgGAGTGTTCCGTAAATGATGTCAAactttcttttaacatttttgacaCCCTCCCCCTCTCGTCACAAGGTGTCACACTTCAGTTTTNNNNNNNNNNNNNNNNNNNNNNNNNNNNNNNNNNNNNNNNNNNNNNNNNNNNNNNNNNNNNNNNNNNNNNNNNNNNNNNNNNNNNNNNNNNNNNNNNNNNgatcagagaacttggcgaacaattttcggtgaaaattaaacgcaaaatttttcattaaagtctgcagaaacttttacagcactatttttcatcatttttttaactgtaaatctccgatcacattTGTTAACTATGCTGGTTGACCTTTTCCTACTtggttttcgatccgattcttttctttaaagcattttatcaagcccttTACTATCGAATATGGTATAAATAACCTAGTTTAAAGACATTTCAACCAAATTTATActgctactgtgagggaaaaaaaaatcaaatttcgaatagttttttgttgtttttttacgaataccatccattttaaaataataagctgaatattaggaaataaaaaaaataataataaagccaaATAACACCAGAgtatcaacacaatgcaaaataacaaaaaaaaaaaaaaaaaaaaaaccgccatgtgttaattttaatcatgaatttatttcgaaaatattttagtgtactgtacgatgacttttgtggcgtattatttctctctcttcgttttttggacatatttcaaaaataaaatcaggcaatattttgaaaaaaaaaaaatactgggctTTATGTAGAATGGGATAggaattatgtgaaaaaaaattgcacttcatgttcgaattcagttttgcttaattttggttttactacaaaatttcaagatgtatgaacacttttgggagccactatatttcattaaaaataataatttaaaagggaaaTGATCGAAATCTTATTGCTTAATAAATTACAAACGAATGTATGGTTCCTTAAGCAAACAATTtcgtcattatttttaaaataattactttttaattaaccGTCACGTCCAGGACAAAGTGACTACTTTTCCGTGGAAAGGTcgaatacatatattttttaaagttttaaactattgtttcttaACAAATGAGATAGGTTTATTTTACATTGGAACCTTTGctctcaaaaattacaatttattttagcattgatacattaataaagcaaaaatattaactaattcacaAGCAAGTTAAAAGAGGTTAACTTTGGATGTCCCcgcgcatgcaaataaattttaaacaacaaaattgtttaataaaaatgtaactgtCTCAGGAATATCTTTGTATATAGTTGCACCGCCGTATCCCAGGATCCTTAGCTTCTCGCTAAATCTTGATTCATAACatttacattttgattcaaaacattccattactgtaTTTCAATTAGaagtaatttaaatttagatatggttgcaagtttatggagcacgtttttgaaattgggttgtttccttcagtcaaaagtactactcaCTAAAATTgagagaataagcaaaaaaaaaaaaaaaaaaaaaaaaaattggagcgagaaatttttttccttaacagttattttttatttaattttttgaaatgtccgattttggaaataatgcgtggtctttatgacgttacaagcgATATACTTTGTCGCGCTACTAAATTGCtgtgctaaatgtttacgctttgctgtcaaccgcgttcccaggctatgataatttgcgctgtgcgctaatggcatttcatcatttgtgatgtcacgtgCAGTAgtgtaaaaaatgattttccatctgcgcaccgattaaaataattgttaaaaaatattaaactttgtccactgatttaaaaaattgttaagtcctatgtttttaagcatatactctttcaaaaaaaaaaaaaaatacttttaaaatttcggaagtaATCCCATTGCATtacaacatgaattaaaatgtaaaccaatcaGCCAGCTACATTATTCGGTTCCTTAGCGAGATTGGTGATAACCATTTTTGCGAAGCGATTACGTTATCACAACTCCTCTCAACTTTTTTCCATAGACTGAgtctctctatgtaatttctttctcTAAGTTATCTAGAAAGtggcccgtcaaggtatgatgggtgaaaattgcttctacatttgaacgaagccattgcctgtttggtgatattttgatagttgaaaatgtaaccctaactccagtggatgcaCCCAAAACCCCAGTATGTAGCGTTCATTATTGCTGATCATTTTGTCGTTTCTTCATTCCGCTGAAATGAcacagccttaccagtaaaacagttaagttaccggatcgagttcagacttgtcacgataaagcctttccctgcatgttaaacattaccaaaacatattatcaaattatcatgccgtgaatttcattgttgaatctcgcgcgttactcaatcatcggctattatatatatatatatatatatatatatatatatatatatatatatatatatatatatatatatatatatatatatatatatatatatatatatatatatatatatatatatatgaggatgggcAACTTCTTCGTCCCTACTACGTGCGGGTTGATCCACTTATCGAGGAAAACGACAGCTCGGAGCTCGGAGGAAGAGGACAAATTGGTAGCGGAAATTCAGGATCCAGCAGATATCGAGATTTCTGAAAATTCTACCTTCACATCTAATTACTACAACTTGCGACACTATCGTCAACCTTCTAAAAATTTGGACAGCATGCATGTCTCTTAAGAAGTTTGTGTTTAAGcttctatttttaatttatttgtgacAGTATGAAAATACGTTTAAAACAAACTTAAGTTCAGTGTGTTTCTAAAATCATCAAGTCCCATAACGGTCACCAAAAAGTCTAAAATTACGCCTTAAAGCTTTcggtttttttaaagattttccaaAAGAGTTCACCAAACCCCCACTCCCTTCCCAATTGTCAGTAAAGATAGTCTACAATTGCTTTTTTCAGAGTTCAATCATATATTCCGAAGGAAACCCCGAACTGACCCCATTCTTTTAACGGCCCCAAAGTCAGCTTAAAGTTGCGTTTTCAAatcttcaattttggaaaacttctgtAAGAATATCTGCCCTCGATCACCTAGCTCTAACGTCCACAAGgttgacttcaattttgaaaatatttcggtaCACAGGATTCTGTTCAGTTTCGAAAATTCTTTTGGAAAATGTCTTTGAAATCCCCTCTCGAATCGCTTCTGTTGATTAAAActctctttttaagagttaaatTTCGAAAATCTTCCAGGGGGAGGTACCCCGGTCCCTCCACTTCCATCTATATGGACGTCACCAAGCCAagactaaaatttcgttttgagGTCTTGTAACTTTTCCGTCAAAGCACCAAATTGCGCTGCGCATGAAGAATTTCTCTGTTAAACTTGTcttactgtttttaaatttactctcctgttttatttctcttttccataaaaaatgaaatgtgataCAGAAACTTGAAGTAAGACGGGTAATTGTGGCAGTTTCCGGTCATTGCCCCGCCTCGGCAGAACCGAAAACCAAACAGTACTCAAACTAAATGCAATAATAGGCCCTACTAGAATTCTTCAGTTGGGACTAAGACCGGCTCTGCTTGAGTCAAATTTAAATGAAGTGTTATAGTGAAGAATATcatttaagttgaaaaatcatATGATTAACATTCTTTCTCATTCGCTCCGTctccctcgaaaaaaaaaaaaaaggtgactaTGAGTGTTTTTCACGAAAGGTTTTATGCCCTCCTAGCTTTTTTTGACAGTTGGTCCcgccagggcccgactaactaaacgtgaggcccaaggcccacaataatttggaggccccctgaaggctattattttttaaatgtgtgtatttttttgcatatttgtaatgctatgcataattctttaagtaatttggggccccttaggaagagggacCCCaagcccaggcctagtaggcctgtgcggtaatcaggccctaggTCCCGCTGTCAGTGAAAAATCACGATTTGATGATCTcgaaagtaaaaataaagcacGTTTTATTGGTAACTCGTCAAAGATAATGTTCACACTAGTAACATGTATAACATCAcaacaaaatgaattttatttctaCACAAACACAACAGTCAAACGCTGGAAGATTAGCTCACAAAACATAGCAAAATGACAACAAAATTTCGGCTGATTCACGCATTAAAATCAAACGTGTATTATACATAACTTTTATGAATAACAAAATAGATTCTTCATCCACCCTTAAAAAGATACGGGaatacacattttcaaaaataaaattacaaaatacatttttgttatttACAAATGAAACTGTACACATGTACTCACAACGATAGTTGAAAGTAGAaggaaatttgaaaaagatttgTTCGTTTCttgtttgaatatatttttttttcttaaatttcaatcGATGCCAATTGGTCGAAAGTGTTTCACCATCTTTTCATGGGCGACCAATCACCAAATCCCTCATCGAAGATATCTTCGTCGAATCCTCGGGAATCAACCTCGgggaatttccttttctttttcggaTTGAGGGCCGGGGGCGCCAGCATGCGCAGGACGCGGGACGTAGCGCCAAGGCTCTCCGCTAAACTGATGAGGCGCGCCTTCTCTTGATCCAGTAGATCTCCGGCTACCGTACTCCCGGAGGATAGGGAATGGGGTTGCAGCTCGCCAAGAGATGGCGCCACTAAACACAAACTTGTCGTTAGGAAGGTCCAGAGGGAAAATTTGAGGGTCATCCTGCAAACAATAAAcggaaaatattattgaaaagaaCAGTACGATgattcaactacaaaaaaaaaaaaaaaaaaaaaaagagcatccgAGCATCTAGCACACTACATCTAGCAAGGTCGTATCCAGAGacggaggggggtgggggtccacccctttttaaaaagtgttttgtaccgtaaaacagaagaaaggttttttttaatttctaatgtcagaacaggaaaataacttttttttattcttaattttgaaactattaaacgagtgaaaatttaaagaaatacagaaaaagcaattctagttgtcattagctgcaaagcatacttgaaatttagatccttaaaaaaatttaggacttcctgctctctttcccaattctaTTCAGGGTCGTCCAGGGCCAAGGCAGACAGGCCCCTTGTTAGATTGGTACACTTGCCCTCCTATAGgggcgtgcgcagaaattttggggcccatcacaaatggcTTATTTGGGTTCCCTCGATATTGCTTACTCctttttcacccctagttttaaaaatattaggctcCCCTCAGGTTCGAGCCTGTGCCaaaaggtgtcccttctccctcctgtgcacgcccctacCTCCCCCCAAAATCTCTTATAAAACTTCCACTGCACCAATTTCGAGCCGGGGATTCCCTGGAAGGGACGAACCCCTAGTTTTCGATTACACTAGCATCTAGTtgccaagatgtgccaaatttagctccttgatacatcatgagaaaaaaatgcaaaaatcacgattctcgcgttttgtAGCGTATTTTTCatgataaatttttgtgactgatgtgtTCCATATCTTGCCCTTTATTttgtggcaacggcctaaactcagagaaacagcgcatgcaaatctggcaaagtttatttaaaagtctccagctgagttggctagcGCGCGGTACctggattgatgtgttgtgtaaatgttagattattccgagatggaactgattaattgatatttatttcttttaatggtaatgtgatttgttgcaatttacaataaatgttcgcttttaacaactggattacccgtctctacattGGTGACCTGAACACACAGTTATCAGTTGGTAGCGaaatgatttcaagaaagaatggatcgcagcaattcgccggaaggtaatttatttcgacgaaaaacttcaatttttttcaactgtcttgcTTTTCTGTGCATGTGTCCTTTGAGGTTCTTGAGTGTAGCATTGTACCTAAGCTATTAGTTGTTTCATGTTAGTATGGaaacaaaagagaatttaaatttgactcaaaaggaagtaagtgctgaaaacttaagttgcaatagggtttctgtaaaagtacctaatttttggcctaataatgcgaagttattttttgtacaacttgaagCTAGTTTTAGGTTAGCTGGCGTTACGGTTGAACAAACGCAGTTCGATCATTTGGTTGCGTCGCTAGATGCAGAAACTTTGTCTCATGCTACCGATATTTTATGTCAGCCGCCAGAAAAACCATACACCGCACTTAAAGAAAGATTGTTAGCGGAGTTCGAATTTTCTCAGAGTCGTAAAGTAAAGACATTAATTGAAGACTTAGAATTAGGTGACAAATCTCCATCTatgttattacgaaaaatgaaagaattaagtgagaggcatgtagatgatgattttttaaaaaatatttggcttcgtAGGTTACCGGTACCAGTGCAAATAATTTTAGCGGtcagttctgaaaatttagaaaagttagcggaaatggcagacaagatttgcgaatatactgggttggttgtaaactcaattgataagcaaacttttaaataccaaactgctagtactgaaattcagttggaacaattgcaactgaaagtagacgaacttactaaaattgtaaaaacgcgcagtcgctcaaggtctccaaatcgatctcagggccgtaaacaatttaatttgagagctgaaaagcggaataattggttatgttggtatcattttaaatttaaagacaaagctaccaaatgtgtaaaaccatgcgcttttgaagcgaaattttcaaatttttcaaaatcgtcggaagtttctatgacttttactaaaaaaggatttagtcgcagactgtatatcactgatattttaactcaaacgagctatctaattgacacaggtagtgatgtttcttgttacccaaaatcctttttgaatttagacagcggaaaaaaagaattcactttgtacgctgcaaatggatctgggattgatacttacggtactaagttattaaatttagatttcggtttaggacgcagattgagatggccgtttatcatagctgacgttacaaagcctataataggggcggattttttgcagcattttggattgctagtcgatttaaagaaaaggcgtattttagatccggtgactaaatttagtgcaagcggtcgatcgatattttgcgaggttccgaatgtgaaaacaatttatgggaattctgaatatcaagaattgttaaagaaatatattgagattacaaaacttaatgttctttcacaaaaggtaatgaaacataatacagttcatttcattccgactgagggaccccctgtttcagctaaagcgcgtcggttacacccaacgcaacttcaaatagctaaacaggaatttgaatatatgcttgacaaagggatttgtagaccgtcaaaaagtaattgggctagtcctttgcatatggtcccaaaaggcgagtatgactggagaccaactggcgattacagagcactaaatcgtataacagttcaggacaaatatccaattcctcacattcaagattgtgttagcattttacacgggaagaaaatattctcgaaagttgacttaataagggcgtatcaccagattcctgtgaacccccctgatattccgaaaacggctataataacaccttttgggttatatgaatttccgtttctaaacttcgggttatgttcagcagcacaaacatttcaacgctttttggatgaggttttgagagggttgaatttctgttttccatacctggatgacattttaatcgcgagtgaaaatcaccagcagcataaaaagcatttagaagaaatttttaaacgtttccttatctacgggatcgttataaacgaatcaaaatgtgaatttgggaaagaaactataatttttttaggacatatgataaacagtaaggggtgtatgccagatccaaaaaaggtgaaggcagtggtagagttccctaaacccaaaactatttctgaacttagacgttttttgggtatggtaaactattatcatcgctttattccagatatcgccgtgattttagcgccacttcataagtttttaattaaagcaaagaaacgagataagagggaaattccgtgggatactgcttcagaaacaagctttgaaaaaattaaaagtgctttagcggaagcgactttgctttatcacccttctactaatgcagaacttgctttaacaactgattgcagtgattttgcgatgggtggtgtattgcatgaattatcccccgaaggtcccaagcctttaggttttttttcaaagaaactatcggctactcaatgtaaatattcaacttatgatagagaattgttggcagcatatagtgcaattcagtattttcgatacatgttagaggcaaggaaatttattttgtatgtagaccACAAACCTCTAACTTTCGCATTTCGGCGGAAACATGAAAAATCCTCCCCCCGAACTATCCGTCAGTTGGATTTCATATCGCAATTTACAATGGATATCAGATATTTACCTGGTAAGGGAAATTTGGTTGCGGACAGCCTATCGAGAATATCGGAGATCacattttcatctctagatgATATAGAAATGTGGGAAAAATCACAATCTGAGGATGAAGAACTTCAGGACGTTTTAGAGGGACGAATTAAGTACAGTGGTAAATTAGTTAAAGTTCCTATGCCTGGTACCGATAAATCTCTATATTGTGATACATCAGGAAATTATAATAGATTCTTTGTTCCGCAAATTCTAAggcgtaaaatttttgatacaatgcacggtttgtctcaccccggcatacgtgctacaaaacgtcttatcgatagcaaatatgtctggccaaatataaacaaagatataactgcttggtgcagagcttgtgttccgtgtcagcagactaaagtacatttgcatactaaatccccgttagttcaatttttagttccggatgagagattttctcatattcatttagacataataggtccactagcacaagttcaaaattttaagtattgcttGACTATAGTGGATAGATTTACGCGGTGGCCTGAAGTTGTGCCAATTACTGATATAACAGCAGAAACAGTAGCTCGTGCTTTCGTACAATCATGGGTTTCTCGATTTGGTACTCCGCAAAGGATAACATGTGACAGGGGcagacagtttgaatctgaactttttacgagtctatcaaagatgcttggcataaaattagcaagGACATCGCCGTACAGACCCCAAAGTAACGGCCTGGTGGAAAGATTGCACCGACCATTGAAGCAAGCTTTGATGTGTTACAAATCCGATTGGTTTGAAACACTTCCATTAGTGCTGTTGGGACTCAGATCTACGTTACGTGAAGACCTTGGCGCGTCTGCGGCACAGCTGACTTATGGGTCAACTCTACGGTTACCTGGACagttgtatgaagaaaaaactttatctaatatgcctgactacgttgcacgtcttcaaagactgattagctcgctaagtccatctactcctattcggcatggtcaacaacggatttatatccctaaagatctgcaaaactgtacacatgtttttgtgcgcttagatgctgtaaaaaagtcattgcagccgccatacgaagggccttatgaggtcctaaagagaatggacaagaactttttgatttcggtgaacgacaaggaaaagatcgttcacatcgatcgcttaaaaccagcatttttaattactggagattccaatccaaggactcctggagttacaacaaggtttggccgcaaagtacgttttcgtctcccaatggtcttgtgagactggtgagggagtctgtggcaacggcctaaactcagagaaacagcgcatgcaaatctggcaaagtttatttaaaagtctccagctgagttggctagcGCGCGGTACctggattgatgtgttgtgtaaatgttagattattccgagatggaactgattaattgatatttatttcttttaatggtaatgtgatttgttgcaatttacaataaatgttcgcttttaacaactggattacccgtctctacattTAATATCAAATTCAGTATTTTGCAAGTTCTTtagttattgcttgttttttttttttatctttcttctactgcatactaataatatcttaagcatgcgaaaaaaaatttacacttactcactctatttcattttctgcactacttgtgattgaaaaaaaaaattgtttgttttgagaaatatttcgttatatacatttatttttaacttaaaacgggtgtgtcttacaaagttataatcgtTTTGTAatactgtgcaatcaacttctgtgCAAATaaagtgcattaaataatttcaactgttctagagtctttgaaaattatttaagattttgaaattccttgaaaagtttttcaatgttgtcttttatcaagaaaataaagtatgaaataGTAATATACTGGTCCAAATGGCCAGTATATTACTatttcgttcttattttctgaatctctacaccatttctttcaaaccattttgtacatttttttttactgtagggTATTTGATGAAAAGGGGGAGGGAAGGTTGGGGAAGTGATCAAAAGCAAACTACACTAAAAGCCGATGTGAGCAAATGAcgatgtgcttctcttttctcctctctcgtttttcctctctgtcgattaatgtcaGCGATTAGTcgaacaagcaatttttattttgattgatcttgatttgcaaaagaatgcataacttttaaaagacttagTTTGCCtacttttcttcatatttttgtaaccTCAACTACctcatataaggcctcaaaataaatatttttatatctatttttcaaaaaatttcccgggggagaaaactccggaccccctgaaattatggacgTTCTACATACGACTTAAAAGGACACTCTCTTGCTATTCTTACCACTAGatggtgaataaaaaaataataagaaaagtaaaatgaaaataacaacagttcaacagtggaatcattaaaaatcgagacaaaaaacaatttctatgcaaaatatttgagtgcgtgtaggtgtgtctatatgtatatatgtgtgtgtgaatgtTAGGGCAATGTCCGAATGCGggcacctccaaaaaaaaaaaagttctggatacggccctgacaTCTACAATCCAGGCCCTGATATTCATTTCAATGTTTACGTCttgaacaggggtgcccacccccctaagagcaagggcgcacccccacCACCTAAATATCTCAAAGACCCCCTAACCCCAAAAGCaagaattccccccaaaaaagagaaaaatgcctCCAAAACAactctcctaaaaatttcaatggagcagTATGCGCCATGCGCCCCCCCCTAGGTGAACTCTCCTGTCTTgaattaaaatgatgtttttttagaAGGACCCAAGTTTATTGTTTCTATAAATGGCTCCTATTGCAATCATAATTGCAAAAAACCTACATTGAATTCAAgtcgtcaaaattcaaactaattccAGGGGGTCTAAAGAGGATTGTATAAAGTCCAGACGTCAGAGAGGGTTGGGGGGTTAAATAAAGAGATTGGGGCTGGGGAGCGGAGACATAGACACCACCACCAAGGAAAATGGGAGGACCGTGGACCGCCAGAGGACATGGGTATCTCTGCCCTGGAAGAGTGACGTGTTCGCGATTCCTGTAGACCAGAAGAGTTTGCATCATAACcaaaagcatagaaaaataaaatcaaaggaacatcaactgtGGTGAAgaaagaacaataagcaattcgtgattgttcaataataataggtccaaaaaaaaaaaaaaaaaaacccgaaaggcTTGGATTTGTTTCTGACATattcaaattgtatttattgaGATAGGACCGGAACCTACACCGCTTCTTTGAAGTTTTTCTATCCCGTTAGaacgaaaaaatatcaaaatgtggTAAATTTGCTGCCCTCCCAGAACAGtatggcgtagccaggattctgtTTTCTGTTTCAGAAGGGGCACAGGTTCTTATCTGAAGAGACTTGACactgattattttccattaaatCGGAAAGTAAGTATACATCATTAGATGAAGTCAATTATTGATAActgctaattattaattaataattagtaattataaaattCCAATACATTCCTATTTTTGACTTTCAGTATATTTAAAACTGATATATCCATTCAAAATGTATCATGTATGCATGAGTAAAATGCTTTCTTAATTAGAAGACAGAAATACTGACATGTTTTTACCTACAACACTTCACTTACATTaattcagaaaaagttttttaagttttaaaatttaaaatgctccttgctttcaaatattttttagtcatcaatgAATCAAAGACCTATGTTTTCActgatgaaaataaacaaagatttttagaataattttcaatttttgcgcTTTGATTCTGATTTTTCGCGGATATTTTGATAATTCGGAAGTTGGCACAGTCGTAAAAATTTTGGGCGAGTAACTTTGTTTCAGTAACTCTGTAGTTTAAATGTAACCTTATGCAAATAGATAGTTCTCTGCTCTTTGTTtacatatgcaaaggaaaaacattcctCGCGCTGGCAATGGTGCCGAAAAGTTAACCTCAGTAAATGAAGATCGTCAATTTCGAAACGATCGAAATCTTCCTGTTTTTTGGTGAGTAGCAGAATTTTGAAGTAGCGGTTACATGCGCAGTTATAAATTAGGTACAAGAATTCATTAAggtaaatatagaaaaaaattttatgtgaGATAAAAGGAAAAGTCAAACttaaattagcaaaaaataaaataaaatttttgtctcatgaataaatttttaaatgaatgtccTTTTACACACTTTCAGCAAGGGtgtccccctaagagcaagggctcaCCCTTTAAATATCGCGCTCACCCAAGAGCAACTCCCCCTTAATGAAAAAGCATATCCTCAAAACACCCCACTAAAAATTTCATTGGctcagtctgcac contains:
- the LOC129217188 gene encoding uncharacterized protein LOC129217188, which codes for MTLKFSLWTFLTTSLCLVAPSLGELQPHSLSSGSTVAGDLLDQEKARLISLAESLGATSRVLRMLAPPALNPKKKRKFPEVDSRGFDEDIFDEGFGDWSPMKRW